A region of Candidatus Defluviilinea gracilis DNA encodes the following proteins:
- a CDS encoding SGNH/GDSL hydrolase family protein, translating to MERNVEIGGRFMKAHVRPLRLVVKALLLFALVNVAYAVIQPPVSRLSLYNVIFPGRIRFPFDDGSSLYTVMIDDAGAMLASHEVARPKPEDEYRVLLIGDSSIWGEMLPPQESISAQWNILNDQCKGKTIKFYNLGYPHPSVIKDLIILEESVDYDPDLIVWFTTLNSLIPRRISAFMEANREDALRMMDEYDLAFPEKDALAQMNPSFYGRTLIGQRSNLNRWFKLQMLGFVWSADGTDLDLQYAPETLEENSPDVESHVLYRQMEPTADLQKLMVFEAFAAGREIAGSIPILIVNEPMFIASGENSDLRYNKGYPRWAYDQYREAMQAEAIRSQWNYLDLWNTIPPEYFSDTALHLSAEGERLLIEQVDPLAQSLVCK from the coding sequence ATGGAGCGCAATGTTGAAATTGGCGGGCGGTTTATGAAGGCGCATGTTCGCCCGCTTCGTTTGGTTGTGAAAGCCTTGTTGTTATTTGCGCTCGTCAATGTCGCGTATGCGGTGATACAACCGCCTGTTTCGCGCCTGTCCTTGTACAATGTGATATTTCCCGGTCGCATCCGCTTTCCTTTTGACGATGGCTCGAGTTTATACACCGTTATGATCGACGATGCGGGCGCCATGCTGGCTTCTCATGAGGTTGCGCGTCCAAAACCGGAAGATGAGTACCGCGTGTTGTTGATCGGCGACTCCTCGATTTGGGGCGAAATGCTTCCCCCGCAAGAATCGATTTCCGCACAGTGGAATATCTTAAACGACCAATGCAAAGGCAAGACGATCAAATTTTACAATCTGGGGTATCCGCACCCCTCAGTGATCAAAGACCTGATCATTTTGGAGGAGTCGGTTGACTATGATCCCGACCTGATCGTTTGGTTCACCACCCTCAATTCACTGATCCCGCGCCGCATCAGTGCGTTCATGGAAGCGAACCGCGAGGACGCATTGCGGATGATGGACGAGTACGATCTCGCCTTTCCTGAAAAAGATGCCCTCGCGCAAATGAACCCATCCTTTTACGGACGGACTTTGATTGGACAGCGGTCGAATTTGAATCGTTGGTTCAAATTACAAATGCTCGGGTTTGTCTGGTCTGCCGATGGAACGGATCTTGATCTTCAATATGCGCCTGAAACCCTTGAGGAAAATTCGCCCGATGTTGAGTCTCATGTTTTATATCGGCAAATGGAACCGACCGCCGATCTGCAAAAACTGATGGTGTTCGAAGCCTTTGCGGCAGGGCGGGAGATCGCTGGCTCCATTCCCATCCTGATTGTCAACGAACCCATGTTTATTGCAAGCGGAGAGAACAGCGATCTGCGGTACAACAAGGGCTATCCTCGCTGGGCGTACGACCAATACCGCGAAGCCATGCAGGCGGAAGCGATTCGCTCGCAATGGAATTATCTCGATTTATGGAATACAATTCCGCCCGAATATTTTTCAGACACCGCATTGCACCTCTCTGCGGAGGGGGAGCGCCTGCTGATCGAGCAAGTGGATCCGCTGGCGCAGTCGCTCGTATGCAAATAA
- a CDS encoding acyl carrier protein — MPETMIQQIGSYLASQILKQPNRTITADEPLISSGLIDSFSLMDVALYVEDTFGVRIEDTELNADTFDTLTQLAALIDSRKK; from the coding sequence ATGCCTGAAACAATGATCCAACAAATCGGCTCGTATCTTGCCTCTCAAATCTTGAAACAACCCAACCGAACCATCACCGCCGACGAGCCGTTGATCTCCAGCGGCTTGATCGATTCGTTCAGCCTGATGGATGTCGCTTTGTATGTGGAAGACACCTTCGGCGTCCGCATCGAGGACACCGAACTGAACGCGGATACATTCGACACGCTGACTCAACTCGCCGCGCTCATCGACTCTCGCAAGAAATGA
- a CDS encoding AMP-binding protein produces the protein MTTFPERLKTLHSRTSDRVALTLQFSNADDLSLTVDQLLCGANSYARALTLAKIQPGEVVVLILQHGEDLVYAFWGTILHGAIPSIMPFLTEKLSPERYRADLSALISVTQPTAIITYPEFEAEVRGALQEGDSVREVIVTDKVDKQIDLEFDSLAGFQRKPEDIVILQHSSGTTGLQKGVALSHQAVFNQLDAYGKALSLNENDVVVSWLPLYHDMGLIAGFIMPILSGIHLVLQSPFDWVRAPYKLMQSVTKYRGTLSWLPNFAYNFCAQKIRERHLEGVDLSSWRVVTNCSEPVRWESHQAFYEKFKSYGLKREALQTSYAMAENVFAVTQSPLGGEPAVLEIERKAFMSERVAKLTTDANAHEHPTMKMMSSGRPLENVKIKVLDENRSELPERVIGEVALQSNSMLTGYYHREDATQQAFHEGWYLTGDYGFISDGEVFVSGRKKDMIIVGGKNVYPQDLESLTYEVAGVHAGRSVAFGIFDEEQGTEDVVIIAEVDSEDPAEQQKVADAIRLHVTKNSAIALRYVKVVDPKWILKTSSGKTARSANKEKFLKELN, from the coding sequence ATGACGACCTTCCCCGAGCGGCTCAAAACGCTTCATTCGCGGACTTCGGACCGGGTCGCCCTCACCCTGCAATTTTCCAACGCCGACGATCTCTCGCTTACCGTGGATCAACTCCTCTGCGGCGCGAATTCCTACGCGCGCGCGTTGACCCTTGCAAAGATTCAGCCCGGCGAAGTGGTTGTTTTGATTCTCCAACACGGCGAGGACTTGGTCTATGCTTTTTGGGGAACGATCCTGCACGGCGCGATTCCCTCCATCATGCCGTTTCTCACGGAGAAACTTTCTCCCGAACGTTATCGCGCGGACTTGTCTGCGCTGATCTCGGTCACTCAACCCACCGCGATTATCACGTATCCCGAATTTGAAGCGGAGGTGCGCGGCGCGTTACAAGAGGGGGATTCGGTCCGTGAAGTGATCGTCACCGATAAAGTTGATAAACAAATTGATTTGGAGTTCGACTCGCTGGCTGGTTTCCAGCGCAAGCCCGAAGATATTGTTATCCTGCAACATTCCTCAGGGACAACAGGTTTGCAAAAAGGAGTCGCGCTTTCGCATCAGGCGGTCTTCAATCAATTGGACGCTTATGGCAAGGCGTTGAGTTTGAACGAGAATGATGTGGTTGTCTCATGGCTTCCGCTATATCACGACATGGGATTGATTGCGGGCTTCATCATGCCCATCCTCTCAGGGATTCATCTCGTTCTGCAATCTCCATTCGACTGGGTGCGCGCACCGTACAAGCTGATGCAGTCTGTGACGAAATATCGCGGCACGCTTTCGTGGCTTCCAAACTTTGCGTACAACTTCTGCGCGCAAAAGATCCGCGAACGTCACCTTGAAGGCGTTGATTTATCGTCATGGCGTGTGGTCACCAATTGTTCAGAGCCAGTCCGCTGGGAGAGTCATCAGGCATTTTACGAAAAGTTCAAAAGTTATGGCTTGAAGCGCGAGGCGTTGCAAACATCGTACGCGATGGCGGAAAATGTCTTCGCGGTGACGCAAAGTCCGCTAGGGGGCGAACCAGCCGTCCTTGAGATCGAGCGAAAAGCGTTCATGTCGGAGCGCGTAGCCAAATTAACGACTGACGCCAATGCGCATGAACATCCAACTATGAAAATGATGTCGTCGGGGCGTCCGTTGGAAAATGTCAAAATCAAAGTGTTGGACGAGAATCGAAGCGAATTGCCCGAGCGCGTCATCGGCGAGGTTGCCTTGCAAAGCAACAGCATGTTGACGGGTTACTACCACCGCGAAGATGCGACGCAACAAGCTTTTCATGAGGGCTGGTATCTCACAGGCGATTACGGATTTATCAGCGACGGTGAAGTATTTGTCTCAGGTCGTAAAAAAGATATGATCATCGTTGGCGGGAAGAATGTGTATCCGCAGGATTTGGAATCTTTGACCTATGAAGTGGCGGGAGTTCATGCGGGGCGTTCGGTGGCGTTTGGCATATTCGATGAGGAACAAGGCACCGAAGATGTTGTAATCATCGCCGAAGTGGATTCGGAAGACCCTGCCGAACAGCAAAAAGTGGCAGACGCGATTCGTTTGCATGTGACGAAAAATTCCGCCATTGCATTGCGCTATGTCAAAGTGGTTGACCCGAAGTGGATTCTGAAAACATCCAGCGGTAAAACAGCGCGTTCGGCGAATAAAGAGAAATTTTTGAAAGAATTGAATTAA
- a CDS encoding DUF4332 domain-containing protein, whose protein sequence is MTTLKEIEGIGASYAAKLNKAGVRGISGLLQMGGTRKGRLELAKATGFSTKTILEWVNRADLFRVKGIGSQFSDLLEAVGVDTVVELGKRKPESLVAAFEKANSGKKRLVRQLPSLSQVKTWVKSAKSLKRTVEY, encoded by the coding sequence ATGACGACTTTAAAAGAAATTGAAGGGATTGGCGCATCGTATGCCGCAAAATTAAATAAAGCGGGCGTGCGAGGAATCAGTGGATTATTACAAATGGGCGGCACTCGCAAGGGTCGCTTGGAACTTGCCAAAGCCACAGGCTTTAGCACGAAGACGATCCTTGAATGGGTCAACCGCGCCGATCTATTTCGCGTCAAAGGTATTGGCTCGCAATTTTCCGATCTGCTCGAAGCGGTCGGCGTTGATACCGTTGTCGAACTGGGCAAGCGAAAACCCGAATCGTTGGTAGCCGCATTTGAAAAAGCAAACTCGGGTAAGAAGCGATTGGTTCGTCAATTGCCCAGCCTTAGCCAAGTGAAGACTTGGGTAAAAAGCGCAAAATCTTTGAAGCGCACAGTAGAATACTAA
- a CDS encoding S1 RNA-binding domain-containing protein encodes MTTPDLAPTAALEPKTKLSGKILKTTLAGALVDVGQNIPGVLHISQLSKDSVNKVDDVVKEGQAVDVWVRRVKKDRIELTMIEPLAYDWKDLEPEMTVKGKVIRLETYGAFVEIGAERPAMIHVSELTHGYVKSPSEVVKEGDEVEAKILNVDRKKKQIKLSIKALEPVIEEFKPAKEEKKGHGKRHAKKEMMEAVEPEEPKEPELTGMQVAWQEAMSRANAEKAFRVKRAKSGISDEREEILNRTLEKRLPTGG; translated from the coding sequence ATGACAACACCAGACCTCGCGCCCACCGCGGCGCTTGAACCCAAAACAAAACTCAGCGGAAAAATTTTGAAGACCACACTCGCAGGCGCGCTCGTGGATGTTGGACAAAACATCCCAGGCGTTCTTCACATTTCACAATTGAGCAAAGACTCGGTGAACAAAGTGGACGATGTCGTGAAGGAAGGACAAGCGGTTGACGTGTGGGTGCGCCGCGTGAAAAAAGATCGCATCGAATTGACGATGATCGAACCGCTCGCGTACGATTGGAAAGACCTCGAGCCCGAGATGACCGTGAAAGGTAAAGTGATTCGACTCGAAACCTACGGCGCGTTCGTCGAGATCGGCGCGGAACGTCCCGCGATGATCCACGTGAGCGAGTTGACGCATGGTTACGTAAAGTCACCGAGCGAAGTGGTCAAAGAGGGCGATGAAGTTGAAGCGAAGATCCTGAATGTGGACCGCAAGAAGAAGCAGATCAAACTCAGCATCAAAGCGCTCGAGCCCGTGATCGAAGAATTCAAGCCTGCAAAAGAAGAGAAAAAGGGACATGGCAAGCGTCATGCGAAAAAAGAAATGATGGAAGCCGTTGAACCCGAGGAGCCGAAAGAACCCGAATTGACGGGGATGCAGGTCGCCTGGCAGGAAGCGATGAGCAGGGCGAATGCGGAAAAAGCCTTCAGGGTGAAGCGGGCGAAGTCTGGCATTTCGGACGAACGGGAAGAAATTCTCAACCGCACGCTTGAGAAGCGCCTCCCCACTGGCGGATAG
- a CDS encoding Lrp/AsnC family transcriptional regulator — MYEFDKIDVKIVNLLLEDGRMSASELARRIGDISERAIRYRIERMIDDDVIRISAVIRPEAFGLTIKADVWLEVESDLILEVAKKMAEFENVTYVACAIGQNDISIQVVAKDTAEIYHFVTEVVRKVRGVRKTTTSIVPLVLKDVYQWRVPERISQELDEKQAI, encoded by the coding sequence ATGTATGAATTCGACAAAATAGACGTGAAGATCGTCAATCTGCTCTTGGAAGACGGGCGTATGTCTGCGTCGGAGTTGGCGCGGCGTATCGGCGACATTTCGGAGCGGGCGATCCGCTACCGCATCGAGCGGATGATCGACGACGATGTGATCCGCATCAGCGCGGTGATTCGACCTGAGGCGTTTGGCTTGACCATCAAGGCGGACGTGTGGCTTGAAGTCGAATCGGATCTGATCCTGGAAGTGGCGAAGAAAATGGCGGAGTTCGAAAATGTGACGTACGTGGCGTGCGCGATCGGGCAAAACGACATCAGTATTCAAGTGGTGGCGAAAGACACGGCGGAAATTTATCACTTCGTGACCGAGGTGGTTCGCAAAGTGCGCGGCGTGCGCAAGACGACCACGTCCATTGTGCCGCTGGTGTTGAAGGATGTGTATCAATGGCGCGTGCCTGAGCGTATTTCGCAAGAGTTGGATGAGAAGCAGGCGATTTAG
- a CDS encoding aspartate aminotransferase family protein — translation MFGAKTQSLQKRAMEVLPLGVNSNFRFWGEGITPYVEKAKGAYLWDVDGKKYIDYRMAFGPIILGHSFDEVDQKVIEEIKNGLLFAMTSELEVAVAEMITEMAPAVEMVRLACSGTEATMHAIRVARAYTGRDIILKFEGNYHGMHDHALWSTYAPVDAYGNSRSPIPVPGSSGIPKSMREFIITLPFNDFEGFERVMKSYGEQIAAVITEPCQGNCAAINPQDGFLQLIRQKTEEYGCVFILDEVKTGFRIANGGAQEYYGIKPDLATYAKALGNGYPAAAFGGKKEIMSIIGHGVAIGGTYTNNKPGIAGAYATLSLLKSKPILKSIAQRGQRLMDGLKDIFEENDIPVVMTGYPAMFSFSLNIDEVKSQRDWAKSDHNLYLELVEKAIERGVMPDHDAREPWFMCYEHSDADVDETLNVYAEIVKEVKS, via the coding sequence ATGTTCGGTGCAAAGACGCAATCGTTACAGAAACGCGCGATGGAAGTTTTACCGCTGGGGGTGAATTCTAATTTTCGTTTTTGGGGGGAGGGGATCACGCCGTATGTTGAAAAAGCAAAAGGGGCATATTTGTGGGATGTGGATGGAAAGAAATATATTGATTATCGCATGGCGTTCGGTCCGATCATTTTGGGACATTCGTTTGACGAGGTTGACCAAAAAGTAATTGAAGAAATAAAAAATGGATTGTTGTTCGCCATGACGAGCGAACTCGAAGTCGCCGTTGCGGAGATGATCACCGAGATGGCTCCCGCAGTCGAGATGGTTCGCCTCGCGTGTTCTGGTACCGAAGCGACGATGCACGCGATCCGCGTCGCGCGAGCGTACACAGGACGCGACATCATTCTGAAATTCGAGGGCAACTACCACGGAATGCACGATCACGCGCTGTGGTCAACGTACGCGCCTGTGGATGCGTATGGAAATTCTCGCAGTCCGATTCCCGTGCCTGGTTCATCGGGCATTCCGAAATCCATGCGCGAATTTATCATCACGCTTCCATTCAATGACTTCGAGGGTTTCGAGCGCGTGATGAAATCTTACGGCGAGCAAATCGCGGCGGTCATCACCGAGCCGTGTCAGGGAAATTGCGCGGCGATTAATCCGCAGGATGGATTCCTGCAACTTATCCGCCAGAAGACTGAAGAGTATGGCTGTGTCTTTATTCTCGATGAAGTGAAGACAGGCTTCCGCATTGCGAACGGGGGAGCGCAAGAGTATTACGGAATCAAACCTGATTTAGCGACATACGCGAAAGCGTTGGGAAATGGCTATCCCGCCGCAGCGTTTGGCGGGAAAAAGGAGATCATGTCCATCATTGGGCATGGAGTGGCGATCGGCGGGACGTACACAAATAACAAACCAGGTATCGCGGGCGCGTATGCGACGTTGAGTCTTCTGAAATCGAAACCGATTCTGAAATCCATAGCCCAGCGCGGACAGCGACTCATGGACGGGTTGAAAGATATCTTTGAAGAGAACGATATTCCCGTTGTGATGACGGGCTATCCCGCGATGTTCTCATTCTCGTTGAACATTGATGAAGTGAAAAGTCAACGCGATTGGGCGAAGAGTGACCACAATCTCTACCTTGAACTTGTCGAAAAAGCCATCGAACGCGGAGTCATGCCTGACCACGATGCGCGCGAGCCGTGGTTTATGTGTTACGAACATTCGGATGCGGATGTCGATGAGACGTTGAATGTGTATGCAGAGATTGTCAAAGAGGTCAAAAGTTAG
- a CDS encoding aminotransferase class III-fold pyridoxal phosphate-dependent enzyme, with product MPNKLSSKEIIDLNKEYTFFSWSVQGQVNPIPVTKAEGVYFWDADDKRYLDFSSQLMNTNIGHQHPKVVKAIQDQAAKLTFVHPGNATEARGLLGKKISEVTPGDLKKTFFTLGGAEANENAIKIARFYTGRHKILARYRSYHGATHGSIALTGDYRRLAVEPVMPGGVHFLDPFCYRCPFGQKPESCKRECISHLEEVIKYEGPDKIAAIIMEGVVGSNGLIIPPDDYWPRVREICDKYSILLISDEVMSGWGRTGKWFAVDNWNVVPDIITTAKGITSGYAPLGAVIVSEKIAKFFDDKYLYAGLTYSAHALSCATALATIEVYEEDKLIENAALLGKYLGEALEDIKARHVSVGDVRYIGLFSTIELVTNRETKESFSPAVMAEVGKVLRQNGLFTFIMANNMGSMVFVVPPLCITQEQIDEGLAIVEKGLEVADGQVE from the coding sequence ATGCCAAACAAACTTTCTTCAAAAGAAATCATTGACCTCAACAAGGAATACACCTTCTTCTCCTGGTCCGTGCAGGGACAAGTGAATCCCATCCCTGTGACCAAAGCCGAAGGCGTGTACTTCTGGGACGCGGACGATAAACGCTATCTCGATTTTTCGTCGCAGTTGATGAACACGAATATCGGGCATCAACATCCCAAAGTCGTCAAAGCGATTCAAGATCAAGCCGCGAAGTTGACGTTTGTCCATCCAGGCAACGCCACGGAAGCGCGTGGATTACTCGGCAAGAAAATATCTGAAGTGACGCCAGGCGATCTGAAGAAAACCTTCTTCACGCTCGGCGGCGCGGAAGCAAACGAGAACGCCATCAAGATCGCGCGTTTTTATACGGGGCGACACAAAATATTGGCGCGGTATCGTTCCTATCACGGCGCGACGCACGGCTCCATCGCGTTGACTGGCGATTACCGTCGCCTCGCCGTCGAACCCGTCATGCCAGGCGGAGTCCACTTCCTTGATCCGTTCTGCTATCGCTGTCCATTTGGGCAGAAACCTGAGTCGTGCAAGCGGGAGTGTATCTCGCATCTCGAAGAGGTGATCAAGTACGAAGGTCCCGACAAGATCGCCGCCATCATCATGGAGGGCGTGGTCGGCTCGAACGGACTCATCATCCCGCCCGATGATTATTGGCCCCGCGTGCGTGAGATCTGCGATAAGTACAGCATCCTCTTGATCTCCGACGAAGTCATGAGCGGATGGGGTCGCACGGGCAAATGGTTCGCCGTCGACAACTGGAACGTCGTCCCTGACATCATCACCACAGCGAAAGGCATCACCAGCGGATACGCTCCGCTCGGCGCGGTGATTGTCTCTGAGAAAATTGCCAAGTTCTTCGACGACAAATATCTGTATGCAGGTCTGACCTACAGCGCACATGCACTTTCTTGTGCAACCGCGTTAGCAACAATTGAAGTCTACGAAGAAGACAAACTCATCGAAAACGCCGCCTTGCTCGGAAAATATCTCGGCGAAGCGTTGGAAGATATCAAAGCGAGACACGTCTCCGTTGGCGATGTTCGTTACATCGGCTTATTTTCCACGATTGAGTTGGTGACTAACCGCGAGACAAAAGAAAGTTTCTCGCCCGCCGTCATGGCGGAGGTGGGAAAAGTTCTGCGCCAAAATGGACTGTTCACCTTCATCATGGCGAACAACATGGGAAGTATGGTCTTCGTTGTTCCGCCGTTGTGTATCACGCAGGAACAAATTGACGAAGGGCTTGCCATCGTGGAGAAGGGGTTGGAAGTGGCGGATGGGCAGGTAGAGTAA
- a CDS encoding CoA-acylating methylmalonate-semialdehyde dehydrogenase, whose translation MEILNYINNQWTKPSTKEYFDVINPATGQIIAKTPLGTKADVDSAARAASEALPAWRRTPVNDRVQYLFKLRNLMHENADEIGRLITNEAGKTFEEAKAEMVRAYENIEVACGMPMMMKGEFVEDIATGIDELMIRQPVGVCATIAPFNFPGMIPFWYLPYALAAGNTYIIKPSEKVPMTMQFIMKLIEQVGFPKGVVNLVNGAKDVVDAILEHPSIRAVTFVGSTNVAKYIYATAAAHGKRVQAQGGAKNPVIVLPDADMDMATKIIADSAFGCAGQRCLAVSFAVTVGSARSTFSEAICDAASSRVVGYGLDSGVQMGPVINAASKARVESLIGLGIKEGASLPVDGRGVSIPGYEAGNFVRPTILADVPRGSEIAKTEIFGPVLSLMHVETVDEAIELVNSGQYGNQASLFTSSGSAARKFRYEAEAGNIGINIGVAAPMAFFPFSGWKDSFFGDMHGQGMDAVEFFTQKKVVVERWPKEWTRKF comes from the coding sequence ATGGAAATCCTCAACTACATCAACAACCAATGGACAAAACCCAGCACAAAAGAATACTTCGACGTCATCAACCCCGCCACAGGGCAGATCATCGCCAAGACTCCCCTCGGCACAAAAGCGGATGTGGACTCAGCGGCGAGGGCGGCAAGTGAGGCGTTGCCTGCGTGGCGACGGACGCCCGTCAACGACCGCGTGCAATATTTATTCAAGCTGCGGAATCTGATGCACGAGAACGCGGATGAGATCGGCAGGCTCATCACGAACGAAGCGGGCAAGACGTTCGAAGAGGCAAAAGCCGAGATGGTGCGCGCGTACGAAAATATCGAAGTGGCGTGCGGGATGCCGATGATGATGAAGGGCGAGTTCGTCGAAGACATCGCCACAGGCATAGACGAGTTGATGATCCGTCAGCCCGTTGGGGTGTGCGCCACGATCGCGCCGTTCAACTTCCCTGGCATGATTCCGTTTTGGTATCTGCCGTATGCGCTCGCGGCGGGCAACACGTACATCATCAAGCCGTCTGAAAAAGTTCCGATGACGATGCAGTTCATTATGAAACTCATCGAGCAGGTTGGTTTTCCGAAGGGCGTGGTCAATCTCGTCAACGGCGCAAAGGATGTGGTGGATGCGATCCTCGAACACCCGTCCATTCGCGCGGTGACGTTCGTCGGCTCGACCAATGTCGCAAAATATATTTACGCCACCGCCGCCGCGCATGGCAAACGCGTGCAGGCGCAGGGCGGAGCGAAGAATCCCGTCATCGTCTTGCCCGATGCGGATATGGACATGGCGACGAAGATCATTGCGGACTCCGCTTTCGGATGCGCGGGACAACGCTGTCTCGCCGTTTCTTTCGCAGTGACAGTTGGTTCAGCCCGATCAACTTTTAGTGAAGCGATCTGCGACGCCGCCTCGTCGCGCGTCGTCGGCTACGGACTCGACTCAGGTGTCCAGATGGGACCCGTCATCAACGCGGCGTCGAAGGCGAGAGTCGAGTCGTTGATTGGACTCGGCATCAAAGAAGGAGCAAGCCTCCCCGTAGATGGACGCGGGGTTTCCATCCCAGGCTATGAAGCAGGTAATTTCGTGCGTCCGACCATTTTGGCAGATGTCCCGCGCGGGAGCGAGATCGCAAAAACAGAAATTTTCGGACCCGTGTTGAGTCTCATGCACGTCGAGACGGTGGACGAGGCGATTGAATTGGTCAACAGCGGACAATATGGAAATCAGGCGAGCCTGTTCACGTCGTCGGGTTCTGCCGCGCGGAAGTTTCGCTACGAAGCCGAAGCGGGCAACATCGGAATCAACATCGGTGTCGCCGCGCCGATGGCGTTCTTCCCGTTCAGCGGCTGGAAGGATTCGTTCTTCGGCGACATGCACGGGCAAGGCATGGACGCGGTGGAGTTCTTCACGCAGAAGAAGGTGGTGGTGGAGAGGTGGCCGAAGGAGTGGACGAGGAAGTTCTGA
- a CDS encoding endonuclease domain-containing protein, whose product MKTIFASQLVLYPPPIVFFNWGRAGWGSEVQLHKRTTPKIFGRAKQLHRNVTEAEAKLWKHLRAHRMGDVHFRNQHAIANYIVDFCSPRRKLIIELDGSQHLEQEEYDEARTNYLKSKGFTVLRFWNNDVMNNIESVLTVIWNTLKEQAPIEKESP is encoded by the coding sequence ATGAAAACAATATTCGCATCCCAACTCGTGTTATACCCTCCCCCAATTGTGTTCTTCAATTGGGGGAGGGCAGGGTGGGGGTCGGAGGTCCAATTGCATAAACGCACCACGCCGAAAATCTTCGGGCGCGCCAAACAACTTCATCGCAACGTGACCGAAGCGGAAGCCAAACTTTGGAAACACTTGCGAGCGCACCGTATGGGCGATGTCCATTTTCGGAATCAACATGCCATCGCCAACTACATCGTTGACTTTTGCTCTCCACGCAGGAAACTGATTATTGAATTGGATGGAAGTCAACATTTGGAGCAGGAAGAATACGACGAAGCAAGAACAAACTATCTGAAATCCAAAGGATTTACCGTCCTGCGATTTTGGAATAACGACGTTATGAACAACATTGAATCGGTCTTGACTGTAATTTGGAATACCTTGAAAGAGCAAGCGCCCATCGAAAAAGAATCACCCTGA